A single region of the Indicator indicator isolate 239-I01 chromosome 3, UM_Iind_1.1, whole genome shotgun sequence genome encodes:
- the MIOX gene encoding inositol oxygenase, which produces MINRGRAVTDGPAPPPRQGDKTRGDPAAAPQLCAAPAMSSPRADPGTGESRAGLRNYSEGKLLERVYGTYKLMHTNQTVDFVQKKLAQYGSCSLRKMGVMEVLELLDQLVDESDPDVDFPNSLHAYQTAEGIRRAHPDKDWFHLVGLLHDLGKVLVLFGEPQWAVVGDTYPVGCKVQKSVVFGDTTFEDNPDTKDPRYSTECGMYQPGCGLENVLMSWGHDEYMYRVMKFNKFTLPEEAFYMIRFHSFYPWHTHGDYRHLCTPHDLQMLPWVQELNKFDLYTKQEELPEVEQLRGYYQSLIDKYCPGQLCW; this is translated from the exons ATGATTAACCGGGGCCGGGCTGTGACCGATGGCCCCGCGCCCCCCCCACGCCAGGGGGATAAAACCCGGGGGGATCCCGCGGCCGCCCCCCAGCTCTGCGCAGCGCCGGCCATGAGCAGCCCCCGCGCA GACCCCGGGACCGGAGAGTCCAGAGCCGGGCTGCGGAACTACAGC GAGGGGAAGCTTCTGGAGCGAGTCTATGGCACCTACAAGCTGATGCACACGAACCAGACCGTGGACTTTGTCCAAAAGAAG TTAGCCCAGTATGGCTCCTGCTCCCTACGTAAAATGGGGGTGATGGaagtcctggagctgctggaccAGCTGGTGGACGAATCAGACCCCGACGTGGACTTCCCCAACTCTCTCCACGCCTACCAAACAGCAGAGGGCATCCGCCGCGCCCACCCCGACAAAG ACTGGTTCCACCTGGTTGGGTTGTTGCATGACCTGGGCAAGGTCTTGGTCCTGTTCGGGGAGCCCCAG tgggcagTGGTGGGGGACACCTACCCGGTGGGCTGCAAGGTGCAGAAGTCGGTGGTCTTTGGGGACACCACTTTTGAGGACAACCCTGACACCAAAGACCCGCGGtacag TACGGAGTGTGGGATGTACCAACCTGGCTGCGGGCTGGAGAACGTCCTCATGTCCTGGGGACACGACG aaTACATGTACAGggtcatgaagttcaacaagttCACCCTGCCCGAGGAG gcTTTCTACATGATCCGGTTCCACTCCTTCTACCCCTGGCACACCCACGGTGACTACCGGCACCTCTGCACCCCCCACGACCTCCAGATGCTGCCCTGGGTCCAGGAGCTCAA CAAATTCGATCTCTACAccaagcaggaggagctgcccgAGGTGGAGCAGCTCCGGGGGTACTACCAGAGCCTGATCGACAAATACTGCCCcgggcagctctgctggtga